The following are from one region of the Amycolatopsis sp. QT-25 genome:
- a CDS encoding FAD-dependent oxidoreductase codes for MAERQVVVVGAGNAGLCAGIAALQEGAISVSVLEAAPKELRGGNSSLTRTMRFSWTGSRFIASLLREADKSRVEEILAGRPGYTDEQYLDDWLRVCGDQVDVALIESIVRRSTETITWMRGFGQRWAPRPTPLPGDVPIVLDGGGQRLQDRNFDRFERLGGTVFHDSAVTGFEKTADGRYLVHGSGPAFPVIADALVLASAGFEANTRLRERHLGEDWRDVKLRGIPFNDGVPLAAAVEFGADTAGNWEKCHTTPQGVELPDHMLPGQMHESHGLARYAFPLGVVVNREGHRFFDEDGGYSNLTYVSLGQKIQEQPGRIAFQIFDDKVVSAGALPKGYLGDPASVTVSSIEEGARRLGIDAANLAAEIERLHAGRTEKRLDTPPFLFVPVVCGLTFTYGGLSVTPGAEVRGGGEPIDGLYAAGVIVGGLYDQGYPGGTGLMAGAVLGRMAGTSAARHAIRSRGGEARVGTVAG; via the coding sequence GTGGCCGAGAGGCAGGTCGTCGTCGTCGGGGCCGGTAATGCGGGTCTTTGCGCGGGTATAGCCGCGCTGCAGGAGGGCGCGATCTCCGTCAGTGTCCTCGAAGCCGCGCCGAAAGAACTGCGCGGCGGTAACAGTTCCTTGACCAGGACCATGCGTTTCTCTTGGACAGGAAGCCGCTTCATCGCGAGCCTGTTGCGAGAGGCGGACAAAAGCCGGGTCGAAGAGATCTTGGCCGGCCGGCCGGGGTACACGGACGAGCAGTACCTCGACGACTGGTTGCGCGTGTGCGGGGATCAGGTGGACGTCGCGCTGATCGAATCGATCGTCCGCCGTTCCACCGAAACGATCACCTGGATGCGCGGCTTCGGCCAGCGCTGGGCACCGCGGCCGACCCCGCTCCCCGGCGACGTGCCGATCGTGCTCGACGGTGGCGGCCAGCGCCTTCAGGACCGCAACTTCGACCGGTTCGAACGGCTCGGTGGAACGGTCTTCCACGACAGCGCGGTCACCGGCTTCGAGAAGACCGCCGACGGCCGGTACCTGGTCCACGGATCCGGGCCCGCCTTCCCGGTGATCGCCGACGCGCTGGTGCTGGCGTCCGCGGGTTTCGAGGCGAACACCCGGCTGCGGGAACGCCACCTCGGCGAGGACTGGCGGGACGTGAAGCTGCGCGGCATACCGTTCAACGACGGTGTCCCGCTGGCGGCGGCCGTCGAATTCGGCGCCGACACCGCGGGCAACTGGGAAAAGTGCCACACCACGCCGCAGGGTGTCGAGCTGCCCGACCACATGCTGCCCGGGCAGATGCACGAATCCCACGGCCTCGCCAGGTACGCCTTCCCGCTGGGTGTCGTGGTCAACCGGGAAGGGCACCGGTTCTTCGACGAAGACGGCGGCTACAGCAACCTCACCTACGTCTCGCTCGGGCAGAAGATCCAGGAACAGCCGGGACGGATCGCGTTCCAGATCTTCGACGACAAGGTCGTCTCGGCCGGGGCACTCCCGAAGGGCTACCTCGGCGATCCGGCGTCGGTGACCGTCTCCTCGATCGAGGAAGGCGCCCGTCGGCTCGGCATCGACGCCGCGAACCTGGCGGCCGAGATCGAGCGGTTGCACGCCGGCCGAACGGAGAAGCGGCTCGACACGCCGCCGTTCCTGTTCGTCCCGGTGGTCTGCGGTCTGACCTTCACCTATGGCGGGCTGTCCGTGACCCCCGGCGCCGAGGTGCGCGGCGGCGGTGAACCGATCGACGGTCTCTACGCGGCGGGCGTGATCGTGGGCGGGCTCTACGACCAGGGCTATCCGGGCGGAACCGGCTTGATGGCGGGCGCCGTCCTGGGCCGGATGGCCGGCACGTCCGCCGCCCGCCACGCCATCCGGTCGCGGGGAGGGGAAGCCCGTGTCGGCACCGTCGCTGGCTGA